One window of the Mycobacterium haemophilum DSM 44634 genome contains the following:
- a CDS encoding D-arabinono-1,4-lactone oxidase, with product MSIKWGNWAGEQFCAPSAIVRPTSEAELVEAVTRAAQRGEPVRAVGTGHSFTDCACTDGVMIDMTGLQRVISADPATGLVTIEGGAKLHALGPQLAERGLGLENQGDIDAQSITGATATATHGTGARFPNLSARIVAMRLVTATGDVLTLTEDCNDDAYLAARVSLGALGVISQVTIQTVPLYTLNRRDERRALTETLENLDDYVDGNDHFEFFVFPYADTALTRTTRRSDEEPTPTPRWKRRLHEQVENGGFGVICRTGRRFPPAAPTLNRLMTKVISNSTVSDRAYKVYATERKVKFTEMEYAIPREHARVAIQRVIDLVRRRNLPIMFPLEVRFAASDDAFLSTAHGRDSCYIAVHQYTGMEFETYFRAVEAIMDEYAGRPHWGKRHYQSAGTLRERYPRWDRFAAVRDRLDPDRVFLNDYTRRVLGP from the coding sequence GTGAGCATCAAGTGGGGCAACTGGGCTGGTGAACAATTCTGCGCACCGTCGGCGATCGTCCGGCCCACCTCGGAGGCAGAACTGGTTGAGGCGGTCACGCGGGCAGCGCAGCGTGGCGAACCAGTACGGGCGGTGGGCACCGGGCATTCGTTCACCGACTGCGCGTGTACCGACGGAGTGATGATCGACATGACCGGCCTCCAGCGGGTCATAAGCGCAGATCCCGCAACCGGTTTGGTGACGATCGAGGGTGGCGCGAAGTTACATGCCCTCGGCCCGCAGCTGGCCGAGCGCGGACTCGGGTTGGAGAACCAGGGTGATATCGACGCGCAGTCGATCACCGGCGCCACCGCCACCGCGACGCATGGGACCGGTGCGCGCTTTCCGAACCTGTCGGCGCGGATCGTAGCGATGCGGCTCGTCACCGCAACCGGTGACGTGCTGACTTTGACGGAAGACTGCAACGATGACGCCTACCTGGCGGCGCGGGTGTCGCTGGGTGCGCTAGGGGTGATCTCGCAGGTCACGATCCAAACGGTGCCGCTGTACACGCTAAATCGCCGCGACGAACGACGTGCACTGACTGAGACCCTGGAAAACCTCGACGACTATGTCGACGGCAACGACCACTTCGAGTTCTTCGTATTTCCTTACGCGGATACGGCTTTGACGCGCACCACCCGCCGCAGCGACGAGGAACCTACGCCGACGCCGAGGTGGAAGCGCAGGCTTCACGAGCAGGTGGAAAACGGGGGATTCGGCGTGATTTGCCGGACCGGCCGACGGTTTCCACCTGCCGCACCGACCCTCAATCGCTTGATGACGAAGGTGATCTCGAATTCCACGGTCTCCGACCGCGCCTACAAGGTGTACGCGACCGAGCGCAAGGTCAAGTTCACCGAGATGGAGTATGCGATCCCTCGCGAGCACGCACGTGTCGCGATCCAGCGGGTCATCGACCTCGTGCGCCGTCGCAACTTGCCGATCATGTTCCCGCTCGAGGTGCGCTTCGCGGCGTCCGATGACGCCTTCCTATCTACTGCGCATGGGCGTGACAGCTGCTACATCGCCGTCCATCAGTACACCGGGATGGAATTCGAGACCTACTTTCGTGCCGTCGAGGCAATCATGGATGAGTATGCCGGCCGCCCACATTGGGGCAAGCGCCACTATCAGAGCGCCGGTACGCTTCGCGAGCGGTATCCCCGATGGGATCGTTTCGCCGCCGTCCGCGACCGCCTCGATCCCGACCGCGTCTTTCTTAACGACTACACCCGGCGCGTGCTGGGGCCCTGA
- the malQ gene encoding 4-alpha-glucanotransferase: MAELAPSLVELARRFGIATGYADWTGGQVHVAETTLVAALAALGVAAGTEQDRNTALTVHRRSYWARQMPATIVARAGAQARFWVHVSHGAPAEVWLQLEDGTKRGGLQQVDNFTPPFDLDGRWIGEASFVTPTDLPLGYHRVQLRSGDSQTSTALIVTPDWVGLPEQLGTRRAWGLAAQLYSVRSRQSWGIGDLTDLTDLAVWSASRHGADYVLINPLHAATPTIPMEPSPYLPTSRRFFNPLYIRVEAIPEFSDLKTRGRVRELRTEVQQRAGQLDTIDRDSAWVAKRAALLLLHRVPRSAGRQMAYAAFCQREGRALDDFATWCALAERYGGDWHCWPSFLQHPAGVGVARFVEKHSDAVDFHRWLQWQLDEQLAAAQSHAVRAGMSLGIMHDLAVGVHPNGADAWALQDVLARGVTAGAPPDEFNQLGQNWSQPPWRPDRLNELEYRPFRAVIQAVLRHAGGVRIDHIIGLFRLWWIPEGAPPNQGTYVRYDHEAMVGIVALEAHRAGALVVGEDLGTVEPWVRDYLLLRGLLGTSILWFELDRDGTGGPLPAERWREYCLSSVTTHDLPPTAGYLAGDHVRLRESLGLLTRPGEDEVESDRADLEAWMRELRRVGLLGDQDDDPEQLVLALYRYLGRTPSRLLGVALTDAVGDRRTQNQPGTTDEYPNWRIPLTGPDGQPLLLEDVFTDRRAAALAEAVRAQISAAPSC, from the coding sequence ATGGCTGAGCTCGCGCCCTCGCTCGTCGAACTTGCCAGGCGGTTTGGCATCGCGACCGGGTATGCGGACTGGACCGGCGGTCAGGTGCACGTCGCTGAGACGACGCTGGTCGCTGCGCTTGCCGCCCTCGGTGTGGCAGCCGGTACCGAGCAAGACCGCAACACCGCCCTGACCGTGCATCGTAGGTCCTACTGGGCACGTCAGATGCCGGCCACAATCGTCGCCCGCGCCGGTGCCCAGGCACGATTCTGGGTGCATGTGAGCCACGGCGCTCCCGCCGAAGTGTGGTTACAGCTCGAGGACGGCACGAAACGGGGCGGGCTGCAGCAGGTCGACAACTTCACTCCGCCTTTCGATCTGGACGGACGCTGGATCGGCGAGGCCAGCTTCGTGACGCCCACCGATCTGCCGCTGGGCTACCACCGCGTGCAGCTACGGTCCGGCGACTCCCAGACCAGCACAGCGCTCATCGTGACACCGGATTGGGTCGGTCTGCCGGAGCAGCTCGGCACCCGCCGGGCGTGGGGCCTCGCCGCGCAGCTGTATAGCGTGCGGTCGAGGCAGTCGTGGGGTATTGGTGATCTCACCGATCTGACAGACCTCGCAGTCTGGTCGGCTTCCCGGCACGGCGCTGACTATGTACTGATCAATCCCTTGCACGCGGCCACCCCGACGATTCCCATGGAGCCGTCGCCGTATCTGCCGACTTCGCGACGCTTCTTTAATCCGCTATATATTCGCGTCGAAGCAATCCCGGAATTCTCCGACCTGAAGACGCGTGGCCGGGTACGGGAGCTGCGGACCGAGGTCCAGCAACGCGCCGGCCAACTCGACACCATCGACCGTGACAGCGCCTGGGTGGCCAAGCGGGCGGCGCTCCTGCTGCTGCATCGAGTACCGCGATCAGCAGGCCGCCAGATGGCTTACGCCGCCTTCTGCCAACGTGAAGGACGCGCGCTCGACGACTTCGCCACCTGGTGCGCGTTGGCCGAACGTTACGGCGGCGACTGGCACTGCTGGCCGAGTTTTCTGCAGCATCCGGCCGGCGTCGGTGTCGCTCGTTTCGTCGAAAAACATTCGGATGCCGTCGATTTCCACCGCTGGCTGCAATGGCAGCTCGACGAGCAGCTCGCGGCGGCACAGTCACATGCGGTGCGAGCCGGAATGTCGTTGGGCATCATGCACGACCTGGCTGTCGGCGTGCACCCGAATGGGGCCGACGCGTGGGCGTTACAGGATGTGCTGGCGCGGGGCGTAACCGCGGGCGCGCCGCCAGATGAATTCAATCAACTCGGCCAAAACTGGTCGCAGCCACCATGGCGGCCGGATCGGTTAAATGAGCTGGAGTATCGACCGTTCCGTGCGGTGATCCAGGCTGTGCTACGCCATGCCGGTGGGGTACGGATCGACCACATCATCGGGTTGTTCCGGCTGTGGTGGATCCCGGAGGGGGCACCGCCAAACCAAGGTACCTACGTGCGCTACGACCATGAAGCGATGGTCGGCATCGTCGCCTTGGAAGCGCACCGGGCCGGGGCGCTCGTCGTCGGGGAGGACCTCGGCACGGTCGAACCGTGGGTGCGTGACTACCTACTACTACGGGGTCTGTTGGGCACTTCGATCCTCTGGTTTGAGCTGGATCGAGACGGAACTGGCGGTCCATTGCCGGCTGAGCGTTGGCGCGAGTACTGCTTGTCGTCGGTCACCACCCACGATCTGCCGCCGACCGCCGGCTACTTGGCTGGCGACCATGTGCGGCTACGGGAGTCACTGGGACTGTTGACCCGACCGGGCGAAGATGAAGTCGAGTCCGACCGCGCCGACCTGGAAGCCTGGATGCGTGAGCTGCGCCGGGTCGGGCTGCTGGGAGATCAGGACGACGACCCGGAACAGCTTGTGCTGGCCCTCTATCGGTATCTGGGCCGAACGCCCTCGCGGCTGTTAGGGGTGGCACTGACCGACGCAGTCGGTGACCGCCGGACCCAGAATCAGCCAGGCACTACCGACGAATACCCCAACTGGAGGATTCCGCTGACCGGCCCCGACGGCCAGCCGCTGCTGCTTGAAGACGTCTTCACCGATCGCAGGGCGGCGGCCTTGGCCGAGGCTGTGCGCGCTCAGATCTCGGCTGCGCCTAGCTGCTAA
- a CDS encoding M28 family metallopeptidase, with the protein MTAITALPTELDTMREVVEALAPIERAAGQPGEQQAARWIVERLGAAGAHNARVEEEQFYDGYPRLHAKLTAVGVVAGVAGLVSRRLRGPAAVAGLSAGLAIADDCSNGARVVRRTVQKPRTTWNVVAEAGDLAGKQTVVVCAHHDAAHSGKFFEAGFHEAIVDRFPGIVERIDTSLPNWWPAIFAPVIAGVGTLRGSRKMMVTGAVMSAIATALFADIARSPIVPGANDNLSAVALLVALAERLRNRPVQGVRVLLVSLGAEEQLQGGIYGFMARHKSELDRDQTYFLNFDTIGSPELIMLEGEGTTIMEDYYHRPFRDQVVRAAEHADAPLRRGMRARNSTDAVLMSRAGYPTACFSSIDRHKALSNYHQMSDTPENLVYETVMHAVTVAEAVVRELTR; encoded by the coding sequence ATGACCGCAATCACCGCGTTGCCGACTGAGCTGGACACGATGCGCGAGGTCGTCGAGGCGCTCGCGCCGATCGAACGTGCCGCCGGTCAGCCGGGCGAGCAGCAGGCGGCCAGATGGATCGTTGAGCGCTTGGGTGCTGCGGGCGCGCACAATGCCCGCGTCGAAGAGGAGCAGTTCTACGACGGCTACCCGCGGCTGCACGCAAAGCTGACCGCGGTCGGGGTTGTGGCCGGCGTCGCGGGCTTGGTTAGCCGCCGCTTGCGGGGCCCAGCCGCCGTGGCGGGGCTGAGTGCGGGACTGGCGATCGCCGACGACTGTTCGAACGGTGCGCGGGTGGTACGCAGGACAGTGCAGAAGCCCCGGACGACGTGGAACGTAGTGGCCGAGGCCGGCGATCTCGCCGGCAAGCAGACGGTTGTGGTGTGTGCTCATCACGATGCCGCGCATAGCGGCAAGTTCTTTGAGGCCGGCTTTCACGAGGCAATAGTGGATCGATTTCCCGGGATCGTTGAGCGCATCGACACTTCGCTGCCGAACTGGTGGCCAGCGATTTTTGCACCCGTAATCGCCGGCGTCGGCACGCTGCGCGGCAGTCGCAAAATGATGGTTACCGGCGCCGTAATGAGCGCGATCGCAACCGCGTTGTTCGCCGACATCGCTCGCAGCCCGATCGTTCCGGGGGCCAACGATAACCTCTCTGCCGTCGCCCTGCTCGTCGCGTTGGCCGAGCGGCTGCGTAATCGGCCGGTGCAGGGTGTGCGGGTGCTGCTGGTTTCTCTTGGCGCCGAGGAACAGCTGCAGGGCGGTATCTACGGCTTCATGGCGCGTCACAAATCCGAGCTCGACCGCGACCAAACATACTTTCTGAATTTCGACACGATCGGCTCGCCCGAGCTGATCATGCTCGAGGGCGAGGGCACCACGATTATGGAGGACTACTACCACCGACCATTTCGCGATCAGGTGGTACGGGCCGCCGAGCATGCCGACGCGCCGCTACGTCGAGGCATGCGGGCGCGCAACAGTACCGACGCCGTGCTGATGAGTCGCGCGGGCTATCCGACCGCGTGCTTCTCGTCCATCGACCGCCATAAGGCACTCTCGAACTATCACCAGATGTCCGACACACCCGAGAACCTGGTCTACGAGACGGTAATGCACGCGGTCACTGTCGCTGAAGCGGTGGTGCGGGAGTTGACGCGGTGA
- the eccB gene encoding type VII secretion protein EccB: MAEESRGQRGSGYGLGLSTRTQVTGYQFLARRTAMALTRWRVRMEVEPGRRQTLAVVASVSAALVGCLGALLWSFISPSGQLNESPIIADRDSGALYVRVGDRLYPALNLASARLITGRPDNPHLVRSSQIATLPHGPLVGIPGAPSEFSPQTPQTSSWLVCDTVATSTGVGSPSGVTVTVIDGSPDLSGHRRVLNGSDAVVLNYGGDAWVIRQGRRSRIDAMNRSVLLPLGLTPEQVSQARPMSRALFDALPVGPELVVPDVPNQGNPASFPGAPGPVGTVIVTPQISGPQQYSLVLADGVETLPPLVAQIMQNAGNPGNAKPITVEPYALAKMPVVNKLDLSAYPDTPLQVVDLRENPSTCWWWERTAGESRSRVQVITGPTIPISSADVNKVVSLVKADTTGREADQVYFGPNYANFVAVTGNNPAAQTTESLWWVTRAGARFGVDDTKDAREALGLKGTPSLAPWVALRLLPQGPTLSRADALVEHDTLPMDMTPAELVVPK; this comes from the coding sequence GTGGCCGAAGAGAGCCGCGGGCAGCGGGGGTCGGGGTACGGCCTCGGCCTGTCGACACGGACCCAGGTGACGGGTTATCAGTTCCTGGCCCGACGAACCGCAATGGCGTTGACGCGCTGGCGCGTCCGCATGGAGGTCGAACCAGGTCGCCGCCAGACGCTGGCGGTGGTGGCATCGGTTTCCGCGGCATTGGTGGGCTGCCTGGGAGCGCTGCTGTGGTCATTTATCAGCCCATCCGGCCAGCTGAATGAGTCGCCGATCATCGCGGACCGTGACTCCGGCGCCCTGTACGTCCGGGTGGGGGACAGGTTGTACCCCGCCTTGAATCTGGCGTCCGCGCGGCTGATCACCGGGCGACCGGACAACCCGCACCTGGTTCGGTCCAGCCAGATCGCCACGCTGCCACACGGACCGCTGGTGGGCATCCCCGGCGCACCGTCGGAGTTCTCGCCCCAAACTCCGCAGACATCGTCATGGCTGGTGTGCGACACCGTGGCCACCTCGACCGGGGTTGGGTCGCCGTCAGGGGTGACGGTCACAGTGATCGACGGATCCCCAGACCTGTCCGGCCACCGGCGGGTGTTGAACGGCTCGGACGCGGTCGTGCTGAACTACGGCGGGGATGCATGGGTCATCCGGCAGGGACGCCGGTCCCGCATCGACGCCATGAACCGGTCGGTGCTGTTGCCACTGGGCTTGACGCCAGAGCAAGTCAGTCAAGCGCGTCCGATGAGCCGGGCGTTGTTCGACGCTTTGCCGGTGGGGCCCGAGTTGGTAGTGCCGGACGTGCCAAACCAGGGCAATCCGGCCTCATTTCCGGGCGCCCCGGGCCCGGTGGGCACGGTGATCGTCACGCCACAGATCAGTGGTCCGCAACAGTATTCGCTGGTGTTGGCTGACGGCGTGGAGACGCTCCCCCCGCTGGTGGCCCAGATCATGCAGAACGCCGGTAACCCGGGAAACGCCAAACCGATCACCGTCGAGCCCTATGCGTTGGCAAAGATGCCGGTGGTCAACAAGCTAGATCTGTCTGCCTACCCAGACACCCCGCTGCAGGTGGTCGACCTCCGAGAGAATCCGTCGACCTGCTGGTGGTGGGAACGGACCGCCGGTGAGAGCCGGTCACGTGTCCAGGTGATAACCGGGCCGACCATTCCGATCAGCTCAGCCGACGTGAATAAAGTGGTGTCGTTGGTGAAGGCGGACACGACCGGACGCGAAGCCGACCAAGTCTACTTCGGTCCTAACTATGCGAACTTCGTTGCGGTCACCGGCAACAATCCGGCGGCTCAAACAACGGAATCGCTGTGGTGGGTCACCCGGGCGGGAGCTCGGTTTGGGGTAGACGACACCAAGGACGCGCGCGAGGCATTGGGTTTGAAAGGGACGCCCAGCCTGGCGCCCTGGGTGGCGTTGCGGCTACTGCCGCAAGGCCCGACGCTGTCCCGAGCGGATGCATTGGTGGAGCACGACACGCTACCGATGGACATGACCCCTGCAGAGTTGGTGGTACCGAAGTGA
- a CDS encoding LLM class F420-dependent oxidoreductase, with product MKVGVVAPVADGVTASPDWMVSFASHLELCGFESIIVVEHTVLATRYDSVYPYDSSGRVGLAADCPIPDPLDLLAFLAGQTNQLGLATGVLVLPNHHPVVLAKRAATVDALSGGRLRLCVGMGWLKEELKACGAEFDSRGRRADEQLAVLRALWADQPHGASYHGEFFNFENAMCYPKPVAGEHLPVHIGGHTRAAARRAGRLGDGFQPLGVTGPRLASLIGWMREEASVAGRDPAQLEVSLGHLVTKIDAERAGALIDQGADRIVLAMPPTTDIEQAKDVLSACAQRLSLASAEPREPA from the coding sequence GTGAAGGTCGGGGTCGTCGCACCAGTCGCTGACGGTGTCACCGCGAGCCCAGACTGGATGGTCAGCTTTGCCAGCCATCTTGAGCTGTGCGGGTTCGAATCGATCATCGTCGTCGAGCACACCGTCTTGGCCACCCGCTACGACAGCGTCTATCCCTATGACAGTTCCGGACGAGTTGGTCTGGCAGCCGACTGCCCCATCCCTGACCCGCTTGATCTGCTGGCGTTTTTAGCCGGCCAGACGAACCAGCTGGGATTGGCCACTGGAGTGTTGGTACTGCCCAACCATCATCCCGTCGTGCTCGCCAAACGCGCCGCCACGGTTGATGCGCTCTCCGGCGGCCGACTCCGGCTATGCGTGGGTATGGGTTGGCTCAAGGAAGAGCTCAAGGCCTGTGGCGCCGAGTTTGACAGTCGGGGCCGGCGAGCCGACGAGCAGTTGGCCGTCTTGCGGGCACTGTGGGCCGACCAGCCCCACGGGGCGTCGTATCACGGCGAGTTCTTTAACTTCGAGAATGCCATGTGCTACCCGAAACCAGTTGCTGGCGAACATCTTCCGGTTCATATCGGTGGACACACCCGGGCGGCCGCGCGCCGAGCTGGCCGGTTGGGTGACGGCTTCCAACCGCTCGGCGTCACCGGTCCGCGGCTCGCGTCACTGATCGGGTGGATGCGCGAGGAAGCATCGGTTGCGGGCCGCGACCCGGCGCAGCTTGAGGTGTCGCTGGGCCACCTGGTCACCAAGATCGATGCCGAGCGCGCCGGCGCCCTGATTGATCAGGGCGCCGACCGGATCGTGTTGGCGATGCCGCCGACCACCGATATTGAACAGGCCAAAGACGTCCTGTCGGCCTGCGCGCAGCGGCTGTCGTTGGCCTCAGCGGAGCCTCGTGAACCGGCCTGA
- a CDS encoding molybdopterin-dependent oxidoreductase: MAGGTPLASDPNYRDEVHTAADIVDVETYGGGFDLTRRATAPRLRVGRDKWFNLMWLIPLGFALLVAAVAIGKGLHNMPAVQSFIQRYPGTDTHVGVSPGLPAWIGWTHFFNLFLMMFIIRTGMQILCDHPRLYFSRNATPGKDEWLRVGPPVPDDELWTANADTVALPPQFGLPGFRHSIGLARWWHLGIDVLWLLNGAVFYVLLFATGQWRHIVPTSWNVFPDAASVAIQYLSLDWPTDNGWVAYNGMQLLAYFTTVFIAAPAAMITGLGMSPALSQRVHWLSKRLSIQHARSLHFLVLVYFLFFILVHVTLVFATSALRNLNHMFAARDDNSWMGFWIFAAAMVVTAIAWVWATPFNIRHPRVVQRVGYALVGPFQRALEQLDPKPGAFTEKDISPHHWRNGRLPETVEYKELEQNDFRDWRLKVYGLVERPTEFSLDELKALPYHDQISQHFCIQAWSGVAKWGGVQMKTIMDIVKPLPEAKWVVFYSMGLGATGGIYYNAHHIGQMGHHMTMLAYNMNDQPLPYMHGKPLRLRNELQHGFKLVKWIKGIEFVADYSDIGSGYGGYSEDHKYFGRHQTL; encoded by the coding sequence CTGGCCGGTGGTACGCCGCTGGCGTCTGATCCCAACTACCGCGACGAGGTCCATACCGCCGCAGACATCGTCGATGTCGAGACCTACGGTGGCGGATTTGATCTCACCAGGCGGGCAACCGCGCCGCGGCTGCGGGTCGGCCGTGACAAGTGGTTCAACCTGATGTGGCTGATTCCGCTCGGTTTCGCGCTGCTGGTGGCCGCGGTGGCGATCGGCAAGGGCCTGCACAACATGCCGGCGGTGCAGTCGTTCATCCAGCGGTACCCCGGGACGGACACCCATGTCGGCGTCAGCCCGGGCCTGCCCGCATGGATCGGCTGGACCCACTTTTTCAACCTCTTCCTGATGATGTTCATCATCAGGACGGGGATGCAGATTCTGTGTGACCACCCCAGGCTGTATTTCAGTCGCAACGCCACCCCCGGCAAGGACGAGTGGCTGCGAGTGGGCCCGCCGGTGCCCGACGACGAGTTGTGGACGGCCAACGCCGATACCGTTGCCTTACCGCCGCAATTCGGGCTGCCCGGGTTCCGACACTCCATCGGGTTGGCGCGCTGGTGGCACCTTGGAATCGATGTTTTATGGCTGCTCAACGGGGCGGTGTTTTACGTGTTGTTGTTCGCCACCGGGCAGTGGCGGCACATCGTGCCGACGAGCTGGAATGTCTTCCCCGATGCGGCGTCGGTGGCAATTCAGTACCTGTCGCTGGACTGGCCGACAGACAACGGTTGGGTCGCCTACAACGGCATGCAGTTGCTGGCCTACTTCACCACGGTCTTCATTGCCGCCCCGGCGGCAATGATCACCGGACTCGGGATGTCGCCGGCACTGTCGCAGCGAGTCCACTGGCTGAGCAAGCGGTTGAGCATTCAGCACGCGCGGTCGCTGCACTTCCTGGTGCTGGTGTACTTCTTGTTCTTCATCCTGGTGCACGTCACGCTGGTCTTCGCAACCAGCGCGCTGCGAAACCTCAACCACATGTTCGCGGCCCGCGACGATAACAGCTGGATGGGTTTCTGGATTTTCGCTGCGGCGATGGTGGTGACAGCGATCGCCTGGGTTTGGGCCACCCCGTTCAACATTCGCCATCCCCGTGTGGTTCAGCGAGTCGGATATGCGCTCGTCGGCCCGTTCCAGCGGGCGCTGGAACAGCTCGACCCTAAGCCCGGTGCCTTCACCGAAAAAGACATCTCGCCGCACCACTGGCGCAATGGGCGCCTACCTGAGACCGTCGAGTACAAAGAGTTGGAGCAAAACGACTTTCGTGATTGGCGGCTGAAAGTCTACGGTCTCGTCGAGCGCCCGACTGAGTTCTCGCTCGACGAGTTGAAGGCGCTGCCCTACCACGATCAGATCAGCCAGCACTTCTGCATCCAAGCTTGGTCGGGTGTCGCCAAATGGGGTGGTGTGCAGATGAAGACGATCATGGACATCGTCAAACCGTTGCCCGAGGCGAAGTGGGTGGTGTTCTACTCGATGGGCCTTGGCGCGACCGGGGGCATTTACTACAACGCGCACCACATCGGTCAAATGGGCCACCATATGACGATGCTGGCCTACAACATGAACGACCAGCCGCTCCCCTACATGCACGGCAAGCCGCTGCGGCTACGTAATGAGTTGCAGCACGGCTTCAAATTAGTGAAGTGGATCAAAGGGATCGAGTTCGTCGCCGACTACTCCGATATCGGTAGCGGTTACGGCGGCTATAGCGAAGACCACAAGTATTTCGGACGGCACCAAACTCTCTAG